ACAACATATTGGGAGAAATTTTCATTTAACAGAAATAACTGTGGAATTGATTGAATATTATCAGGAAAATAGAGATGATTATAGTAACTTTGGAGAATTTGTGCCTTTAATATTTGAGGCATATAAAGAAATACAGGATTAGTATTGTAAGAAGATTTTTTAAGAAAAGAGGTAGTATAATTTGAGGAAAAAAGAAAAAGTAATCTTATTATCTGTAACGATTGTATTTGCTGTTCTACTTATTATAGGTTTCTTATTTCATAATGAAATAAGAAGTCTGTCCACTTTAACGATGATTGACAATCATCCAATGTATCAAATGACCTATTATGGTGACTATGGTTTTGATGATTTTTTAAAAATAGGAGCTAATAGTGATAGTGATATTGAGAATTTTGTAACCCAACGCTTACTAAAAGGTTTACCTATAAATCTAGGGGTAACTGGTGATGGATGTACAGCTTTTGTAGCTAAAAACGAAAAAGGTGAAATTATTTTTGGTCGGAATTTTGACTTTGATTTTGCTCCATCACTTCAAGTATTTACAGCAGCAAATAATGGCTTTAAATCTGTATCAACAGTAAATTTAAGCTATGCTGGTTATTCAGAAGATAATTTGCCTGATGGTCTATCAGCAAATAGTTTCTTAACGCTTTCATCACCATTTCTTCCTTTTGATGGAATGAATGAAAAAGGTCTTGCCATAGCTTTACTGGCTGTTCCAGAGATACAATATACACCTGATGCAAATAAAGTTACACTGAACACAACTACAGCCATAAGATTGGTTCTTGATCAAGCAGCTAATGTGGATGAAGCCGTTGAACTGTTAAGAAGCTATAATATTTACTTTTCAGGGGATATATATTGTCATTATTTGATAGCAGATGCACAAGGTAATTCTGTGATAGTAGAATATTGGGATGGAGAACTTCAGACAATTAAACCTTCGGGAGAATATCAGATTGCTTCAAATTTTATAGTTTATAATGATTTGAATATTGGTGATGGATATTGTGAATTTGAACGGTATAATATTGTAGATGAAAAAATGAGGGTCAACAATGGAATATTAACAGAAGAAGAGGCGATTAAATTACTAACAGAAGTGGGTGTATATTTTGATGGTGAAGATAGACTTCAATGGTCAGTTCTATACAATCTTACAACACTTGAAGGCAAGATTTTTGCTGGGCGAAATACAGATAATGTTATAGAATTTCAATTTGATTAAATATGGTTTTTAAGTGCTATTCTGATATATATGGTAATGTAGTTCTTAAATTAGGCAATATATCTTCAAAAGAAATAATTACAGAATATAATACCTTGTTTGAATATGCTGGCAGAAAATTTTGCAAGGTATATGCAGCTGATATTGAAAACAGGGTTATATTAGAAGAATATATTAGACCAGGGAATCCTTTGAACGAAGAGAATTCTCTTGAGAAAAGACTTTCTGTATTTACTTCTCTGTATAAGGATCTACATATAAAGTCAGCCAAAGAAGAAAGATATCCTACTTATCTTCAATGGGTTAAGAGAATAACTCAATATATGAGTAAGCGCGAAGATTATAAAGACCTGTATTTATATATGAAAAAGGCTGAAGAGATATGTTTAAATCTTAGTAGTTTATACCCCAGGAGAATGCTTCTTCATGGTGACTTTCATCATGAAAATATTCTGCTTGCTAATGATGGTGAGTATCGAATTATTGACCCTAAAGGGGTTATTGGTGATCCTGTATTTGATATTCCAAGATTTATTTTAAATGAGTTTGATAATGTTCAGTCTTTGCAAACATATAAGAAAATACAGAAAGTTATAAGAATATTAGGAGAAATACTAGATATACCAGAGCCTATATTGAAGCAATGTTTCTTTGTAGAAACTGCAATGGGAGCATGCTGGTGTGTGGAAGATGATGAATACGAGGATCATTTAAAAGACGTTATTTTTGCTGAGGAGATTATGAATGGAGGTTCTTTTTCAAATTTATAGGTGTAAAAAAATTTAAACTGGTACATTTGAGGTATATAAAGAAATACAAGGTTAGATGGTATACATAAATTATGCCCTGTTTCTACGGGATACAGCTGTTGTTTTAATGAGTTTGACGAAGGACTATCAAAGTGATTGAAAGGAGAAATTATATGTATTTTCGTATAGGCTCTACCGCCTTTTTATTTAATAGAGATAAAGTATTGCTATTGAAGAGGTCATGTGATAAAAAAGATTGCTCCGGGAGTATGGTCTGGTGTAGGAGGTCATTCAGAACCATTTGAGCTGAATGATCCTTTAGCTACTTGTTATAGAGAAATATTTGAAGAAACTGGTATAGAGAAAATAGATATAGAAAGTTTAAGTTTAAAATATATTACTTTGAGAAAATGTATAAAAAACAAAGAGACTAGAT
This portion of the Halanaerobiaceae bacterium ANBcell28 genome encodes:
- a CDS encoding C45 family peptidase, producing the protein MRKKEKVILLSVTIVFAVLLIIGFLFHNEIRSLSTLTMIDNHPMYQMTYYGDYGFDDFLKIGANSDSDIENFVTQRLLKGLPINLGVTGDGCTAFVAKNEKGEIIFGRNFDFDFAPSLQVFTAANNGFKSVSTVNLSYAGYSEDNLPDGLSANSFLTLSSPFLPFDGMNEKGLAIALLAVPEIQYTPDANKVTLNTTTAIRLVLDQAANVDEAVELLRSYNIYFSGDIYCHYLIADAQGNSVIVEYWDGELQTIKPSGEYQIASNFIVYNDLNIGDGYCEFERYNIVDEKMRVNNGILTEEEAIKLLTEVGVYFDGEDRLQWSVLYNLTTLEGKIFAGRNTDNVIEFQFD
- a CDS encoding aminoglycoside phosphotransferase family protein gives rise to the protein MVFKCYSDIYGNVVLKLGNISSKEIITEYNTLFEYAGRKFCKVYAADIENRVILEEYIRPGNPLNEENSLEKRLSVFTSLYKDLHIKSAKEERYPTYLQWVKRITQYMSKREDYKDLYLYMKKAEEICLNLSSLYPRRMLLHGDFHHENILLANDGEYRIIDPKGVIGDPVFDIPRFILNEFDNVQSLQTYKKIQKVIRILGEILDIPEPILKQCFFVETAMGACWCVEDDEYEDHLKDVIFAEEIMNGGSFSNL